A genomic stretch from Candidatus Methanomassiliicoccus intestinalis Issoire-Mx1 includes:
- the crcB gene encoding fluoride efflux transporter CrcB: MIQLDNLVLLLIVFIGGGIGAVLRWSISTAVLKKTNHIFPIGTFIINISGSFLIGVISTLVLYNNYQLLNLFLITGLLGGYTTFSTYELETAQLFKKNKSAAIIYWLGSVAAGIIAACIGVFSAGGFA, encoded by the coding sequence ATGATCCAGCTGGACAATCTGGTACTTCTTCTCATCGTTTTTATCGGAGGAGGCATAGGTGCAGTTTTAAGATGGTCCATTTCTACAGCGGTCTTAAAGAAAACCAATCACATATTCCCGATTGGAACATTTATCATAAACATATCTGGATCATTTCTCATAGGTGTCATTTCTACTTTAGTATTATATAATAATTATCAATTATTAAATTTATTTTTGATAACAGGCCTTCTTGGAGGATATACTACATTCAGCACGTATGAATTGGAAACAGCCCAGTTGTTTAAAAAGAATAAGTCTGCAGCAATAATTTACTGGCTTGGTTCAGTTGCTGCCGGCATCATAGCAGCATGTATCGGAGTATTTTCAGCAGGGGGATTTGCTTGA